The proteins below are encoded in one region of Apium graveolens cultivar Ventura chromosome 4, ASM990537v1, whole genome shotgun sequence:
- the LOC141720176 gene encoding secreted RxLR effector protein 161-like has protein sequence MERPTTMHLNVVKRILRYVKGTVNYGLIYWRGTGNYILSGYSDSDLAGNIEDRRSTRGMAFYLNESLITWVSHKQRCVALSSCEAEFMAATAAACQGVWLQNLLMQITDMKHCPVTIYVDNKSAIDLAKKSYFSWTEQTH, from the coding sequence ATGGAGCGTCCTACTACCATGCATCTAAATGTGGTTAAACGTATATTACGTTATGTCAAAGGGACAGTAAACTACGGGCTGATTTATTGGAGAGGAACTGGGAACTACATACTATCGGGTTACTCTGATAGTGATCTTGCTGGGAATATTGAAGACAGACGAAGCACCAGAGGTATGGCCTTTTATTTAAACGAAAGTTTGATCACTTGGGTGTCACATAAACAGAGATGTGTGGCTCTATCCTCATGCGAAGCTGAATTTATGGCTGCAACTGCAGCAGCATGTCAGGGAGTGTGGTTACAAAATCTGCTTATGCAAATAACTGATATGAAGCATTGTCCGGTCACTATATATGTTGATAATAAGTCCGCCATTGATTTAGCAAAAAAATCCTATTTTTCATGGACGGAGCAAACACATTGA